The Patescibacteria group bacterium genomic interval TACTGGGCGGCCGCCCGCTTTGTCGGCTCCCGCGCCTTTACCCATCAGCTTGTCCGCCATCGTCGCTCGTCCTTCGCGCAAGAATCGCAACGTTATTGCGATGAGAGAGGCTTTATTGAAAACGAATATTTCATCGTACCGCCATCCATCGAAGAAGCTAAGTTGGCTGAGCTGTATCTGTCGCAATTAAAAGAAAGCAATTCCATGTACCAAAAACTGCTTAATCTAATGGAACAAACCGGATTAACGGGCAAAAAACTCAAAGAAGACGCCCGCTTTATGTTGCCCAACGCCGTAGCTTCGGAAATCTGCATGGCTGGAAATTTGGAGCAATGGTTTCGGGTGTTCAAATTGCGTTTGGACTCCCATGCCCAATGGGAAATCCGTGGCGTGATAGGAGAATTCCAGAAACAATTATTTGCGGCCATACCCGAAGCCCAAAACCTATATGAAAAATTCTTAGGATAATCAGCACTTTAACCAACCGTCGATCGCCATCGACGGTTTTTTAGACACAAAAAAACCCAGCTATTGGGCCTGTTAAAGAATCCTCTTGGGGTTTTTTTAGACGCTATCTTCAACTGTCTTCGATTAATTTCAGGACTTTAGGACCGACAATAACTTTTCTTTTAATCATAATCAATGATTAGTTAAATTTTAAAAAAAATCCGGTTTTATGCCTTTTTAGATAAACTGACAATAATAAATCCTATTCCAGACAAAATAGAAGCAATATCATAAGCTAAAACTGTCCCATCATCAATAATATTTAGCAGTCCATTTAATAACAACAGGATGCCGATAATTATTAATGTAATTTTTATTGTCTTGCTCATAATAATATGTTAAATTATTTTTTAAAGTTAAAGACCGAATTTCGCTGAATGTATCGGCATCATCCGAAGTTGCTTAGTAATTTGGGTGTAACGAAGCGGAACCGGATATGCCGTGTTAGGCGACCCGCAGGGCTTGCGTATTTTTGAAAGATTTATCCTTATTATTAGTTTTTTGGTGGGCTTTTTATTATTGTATTTGATTTTTTTGTTTTGAAAAATGGAAGAGGGGCTGGGAGTGAATTACATCTTTCAAAACTCCTTATCATTCTGGCCATACTAAACCATCTGCCGGTTCATCAGGATAATAATCTTCCTTATCATATGATTCATTCATTTTTATGCTGTCGTATTCACTGAGTAAATCTCTAAAATTTTTCCAAAATTCTTGTAAAACATCAAAAGCTCTTTCGTTTTCCAATAAGGAAACCCGGCATGAAAAAGTACGCACATCTTTAGGTTCAGTATTTTCATCGCCATAAATTGTACCCTCTCGTGAATGTACTTTTTCAAATAAAACTACTTCCTTTTTAAAAAATCCGTTTGTTTTATTGACTGATTTCAACAACACATCTTCTAAGAATTGTACAATTTCATTATTTTCTACTTCGGAAACTTTCTCCCGTGGCGCAGAAAATGTTAGAGATGGATTTTTTGGGCGCTTATTTTCCTTAAATTCCGGGAGAACGGCTTTGTATGCAATTGAACCATCTTGCTTTACGTGTCCAGAACAGGAGTCTATGGTTATTATATCCGTATTTGGAAACTTTGTTTGCATTATTCTGTTAAGTCTCTTGAGTATATTCTGGATGGGCTTATCCGCACCTTGAATTTCTTCCCATATCCCTCTCTCTTCAGGAGTAATTGGCTGAAGAATTTCCTCTGGCGCTTCTTCATTTTTATAAGCAAATTTGTATTCCATGTTCATATAATTTATATTAGTTTTTCTGCTCCCTAAAAATAGAAAAACCCATTATTACCCTCTCTAATTAATTAAAAAAATAAAATTTTCTGTCCCTGTTTATCTCACAAAACTCTAAATTTTCACCAAGATAAAAAATTTATTTCGTTGGATGAATGAGCCGCGCTTATACAATGTGCCCGAGCCGCGCGAGCGAGCGAAGGGCATTTTGTATAAGCGTTGTTCGGCGATGTCGCAAAGCGACGAGACAACAACGCTGTAAGCGCGGCTCATTCAGCGACGAGCGAAGCGATGTCGCTGAAAACATATCGGTTTAGGCGCAGTTGCGTCAACTCATTTTGTAGAACAAGACAGAAGCCGAACAAATCATACGAGCCTAGAAGCAATTGCGCTTAAACCGTGTTAGGTGACGTAATAATAATTTGTTATTCAATTATACCTGCCGCTTTTAATCCTTCTAAAAGTTGTTGGTAGTCTTCTGGGGGCCATTCCCCTTCTTTTTCTCCCTTAGCGCATGCTTCGATGGTGTCTATTATTTTTTGAAAAGTTTCAGCATCTACTATGTGTTTACTTTTTAATTTTCTAAAATGGTCGACTGATTTTCTAATTTTATCATCTAATGGTCTTGTTTCAAGCCCACTTTTGTTTTCCATAGGTATAAAATTACTAATTAATTAGTTATATCACCTAATGAGCCGCGCGAGCGAGCGAAGGGCATTTTGTATAAGCGTTGTTCGGCGATGTCGCAAAGCGACGAGACGACAACGCTGTAAGCGCGGCTCATTCAGCGACGAGCGAAGCGATGTCGCTGAACGCTTGCGTGTATCTGAAGTTTTTATCCCGACTTTAACGGAATAATTTTGATTATCAGGTATACGCTTTTAATACCAACTCCACCCAAACCCTCATCTTGATAAGGGATAAAAATTTGGGCGGAGGAAAATTGGCATTCCTTAAGGATTTAATTAACGCCAATTTTCCGTAACCAGATACACACTGTTATGTGACGTAGCCAGAAAGTTCTTCTTCCTTAATGTATTTTTTTGGCAATTTATTTCTTAGAGTCGTGACTGCTAATCTGACCCCAGGTAGCGTCTTCTGGTAAGCCACGCTCAGAAGCTTGTCTCTTGCGAGCAGCTTCTGAATCTACATCTCTAATCTGATCCCAGGTAGCGTCTTCTGGTAAGCCATGCTCAGAAGCTTGTCTCTTGCGAGCAGCTTCTGAATCTACATCTCTAATCTGATCCCAGGTAGCGTCTTCTGGTAAGCCATGCTCAGAAGCTTGTCTCTTGCGAGCAGCTTCTGAATCTAAACTTGGTCCTTTTTCAATCATAGTAATGTTGGTTAAATATTTAACTGTTTATATTATACATAAGTTATGCCGACCGCCGAAATAAATTACCAAAAAAACTTAAAAAATAATAAAGAAATTTCTGGCTATTTCACATAACAGGTTATAAACCAACTTTTTGATTATTTACTTAAAAAAAGCTAAAATAAATTAATAAACTTTAATCCATAAGAGGGGTATGGAAACAAATCAACACTATCCTAGTCAGGATCCGCTTGTAAAGTTGCGTCAAGAAATGAAATTGCGTAATTTTAGCCATAAAACGATAAAAAGTTATCTCTATTATATCACTGACTTCTTAAATAAGTCAAAAAAACAAATCAGGCAGATAAACAGCTCAGATATAAGGGAATATTTGGAAAACATGTCTGATTCCGGAATTTCAGCCTCAACCATGAATTGTGCTTATAGCGCCTTAAAAATGTATTTTGAAAAAATCATGTTTCGGAAATTTTTTGTTGCCATTCCTCGTGCCAAAAAAGAAAAACATTTGCCAGAGGTTTTAAGCAGGACTGAGATCCTTAAAATGTTAAATTCCCTAAGCAACCCCAAACATCACTGCATCGTCGCCCTACTATACGGTTCCGGCCTAAGGGTGGGAGAAGTAGTCAGAATTAGAATAAAAGATATTGATTTAGAGAGAATGAGCCTGCGGATATACCAAGGCAAGGGCAAGAAGGATCGTTATACGGTTTTACCGGAATCATTAAAAAGCATTTTATCTGCGCAATGCAAAATAAAACTTTCTACTGACTTTTTATTCACTAATGGCCGAGGCAGTCATCTGACTGAAGCCAGCATACAAAAAATAGTAGATCAATCGGCTAAAAAGGCGGGAATAAACAGGAAAATATCGCCACACACTCTAAGGCATTCGTTCGCTACCCATTTACTAGAAAATGGCACCGATATAAGATATATCCAAGAGTTGCTCGGTCATTCCAACATAAAAACCACGCAGATTTATACTCATGTTGCCAGATCAATGATAAGCAACATTAAAAGTCCCCTCTGAGCATGATCAGACTTGATCAGACTTGATTTTTTCGGCTAAAAACCGTATGATACAAGAAATAAAACCATTAACTTCCGTCTTTAATTATGACTAAATACGTACCGGTCATCGGCATGGAAATCCACGCCGAACTCAACACCAAAACCAAGATGTTCTGCACCTGCGCCAATGGCTATAAGTTGCAGGATAGACCCAACGAAAACATTTGCCCCATTTGCCTGGGACATCCGGGTATGTTGCCGGTAGCCAACCATCAAGCCATTGATTGGACGATTTTGGTCGGCCTGGCTTTGAATTGCAAAATCAATAATTTCACCAAGTTTGACCGCAAAAACTATTTTTATCCGGACCTGCCTAAGGGCTACCAAATCTCCCAATACGATCTGCCCCTGACTTATGATGGCCACTTGCAGGTCGGCAATAAAGAAGTTTCTATTGTGCGCATCCACTTAGAGGAAGACACGGGCAAACTCTCCCACACCTCTTCCGGCACCTTGGTTGATTTGTCGCGCGCCGGCACTCCCCTGATTGAACTGGTCACCGGACCGGTCATTGATAGTGCCAAGGAGGCCAAGGAATTCTGCCAACTCTACCAGCAAATCTTGCGTTACTTGGAAATCTCCGAGGCGGAGATGGAAAAAGGCCAAATGCGCTGTGAAGCCAACGTATCACTGCAGGAAGACGGCAAATTTGAAATCATCAATAATGAAGTCAAACCACTGCTGGATTACCAACTGAATCCCAAAGTGGAACTCAAAAATATCAACTCCTTCCGCTCACTGGAACGGGCGATTGAATTTGAAATCCGCCGCCAGACCAAAGCGATTGACGCCGGCGAAAAACTGGTGCAAGAGACCCGCGGTTGGGACGAGGCCAAACAAGAGACTTTCAGCCAGCGAGTCAAGGAAACCGCGGCCGACTACCGCTATTTCCCCGAACCGGATCTGCCGCCGCTACAAATCAGCGAAGACAAAATTTCCCTGTTGCGCGCCACCTTGCCGGAATTGCCTCAAGCCAAACTCAAGCGTTTCGTGGCCGAATACCAATTTGATCCGGAAGTTGCCGGCATTATTATCGCCGACAAAACCTTGGCCGCCTACACCGAAAAAGTCATTTCGGAAATGATTGAATGGCTGGATAGCGTGCCAGAAGTTGAGGGCACAGCTGAAGAAATCAGGGAACGCGAAGGCAAAAAAATCTCCAAGTTAGTGGGCAATTGGCTGGTTACTCACTTGTTCAAACATCTTAATGAACACAAAACCGCCATCAAGGACTGCAAAATTACGCCGGAAAACTTCGCCGAATTCCTGTCCCTGATTTATATTTCTAAAGTCAATAATCTGGCCGCCCAACAAATATTGGAAGAAATGTTCGCTACAGGCAAAGATCCGTCGGATATTATGGAAGAAAAAAACTTAGGCCAAATGGAAGACGCCGGGGAAATTGAAACGATCGTAGAAAAAATTATCGCCGGCAATCCCAAGGCGGTAGAAGATTTTAAAGCGGGCAAAGAAGCCTCTTTCAAATTCTTAGTCGGCCAAGTGATGCGCGAAGCCAAAGGCAAGGCCAACCCGGCGATAATTAACAAATTATTGCTGAATAAGCTGTCCTAAAACCTAAAATCCAGAGGAATCTGAATATAGATTAATTTGAATTAATAATTCGTTCCGCCAGCTGACGGATCTTAACTCGTAATTTAAATCATTTAAATCTGTGCCTTTTCTCCAACAATCCCAAGCGCAAAAATACACACCCAAGGAAATAAAATTTTCCAAGCTTTACCAAACCAACATCAAAAGCCGGCGGGCGGTTGGCGAGTCCGTCTTATGGAAAACCAAGGAAGCCTTAAGGAACACGGGTTACGACGATCCAACCATCGGCAAGATAATCACCCAAGACAAGCCGGTCTCCGTCTCGCAAATGAAAGAAATCGCTGCGGTTCTTAACCGAGCCGGCGTCTACGGCTTTGAGAAAAATCCCTCCTTTGCCGTTAAAGAATATCTCAACAAAGAACGGGTTAAAGCCCAAAGCATCGCCCGCGTCAGGCGAGAACATATTCTGGAGATGTCGGAAGAAGAACTAAGCAAAACCGGTCTAACATCATTGAATCAAAAAGCCATCGGCCCGCACGCCGGAGAAAAGCCTTCGTTATTGCAACGCCAACAAGAAAGAGCCACCAGCCTGACCGGCTCCCGTCGCGTCACATCCTCCCTGTCCGGCAAGGCCGGCGGTGGCGGGTTTGTTTCCTCCGGCAAACCCAATTCGCTTAAACCAAAATTTTAACCTCATAATAATATGCCGGAAACAATGAAAAGAGATTCGGGGCCATATTCTCCCGAGATAGTTGATCATAAAAGCTTGGATCAAGCCGACCAAATCCGCGAATCCCGCCAAGGCGGCGATTTGAGCGATCGCGGAGCGGAACTTGCCGACATTGCCGGCGATATTGAACCGACCGTCAAGGAGCAAGCGGAACGGAAAAAACTGGATAAAGAAGCTCCCTTAAGAGAATGGATCAATAAAACCTTCGGTCACGGCGGCCTGAAATAAAATCCGCCACATGATTAATGCGACGGATTATTATGGATTATTATGATGATGATTATTTTTTAAGGAAACCGGCGATGGCTCGTTCGGCCTCCCGAGGTTTAGTCACCCAAACAATATCCTTATTCCTTTTAAACCAAGTCAATTGCCGTTTGGCAAAATGATGGATTTCATTCTTAAGTTGTCCTAACATTTCCTCATAGCTGATCAGGCCCCGCAAATAACGCGACACATAGCGGTATTCCAATCCGAATTCTTCCAACCGTTTCCAACTCACGCCTTGCCGGCGGAGTTTTTTTATTTCTTTGATCATCCCCTCCTTGATTCGTGTTTCCAGCCGGCTGTCAATACGACGATAAATTTCTTCCAGCGAGAATTTCAAGCCGATAATCAATAAATCATAATCTGAACCGGATTTTTTATCGGTTTCTGACTTGCGCCGGCCGGTCGCCTCATAAATCTCCAACGCGCGCTGAACTCGTCGACGATTCTTTTGGTCAATCTTTTGGTAAGTGATAGGATCAACTTTTTTAAGCCGAGCTAATAATCGAGTTAAACTTAATTTATCTAATTTATTCCTGACCTGTTTTTGTTTTTCGGCGGATATTTCCTGGTTGAACTGATAACCTTTGATTATGGCGTCAATATAAAGCCCGGTACCGCCTACCAAAAAGGGCTGGTAACCCTGACTAACTGCCTCGCCAATAGCCTTTTTAGCTAATTTTTGATACTTGGCAACGTTAAAAGCAGTCATTGGCTCAATTATATCAATTAAGGCATAAGGCACCTTGGATGAATCTTGGTGGCCTCTGATGGCCGTTCCAGAAGCCTTATCTGAGGCCGCTTGAGCCGGTTTTAGGCCTGATTTAACAGAAGCTGGCCGTTTAGAGCTTTTGAGCTTTTGAGCCAGTTCCGAGCTAATATAATAATCAGCCAAATCCTTGCCCGTGCCAATATCCATGCCGCAAAAAACCTGACGGCTGTCGGCGGAGATGATTTTGCCGCCATATTTGAAAGCCAAAGCCGCCGCCAGCTTGGTTTTGCCAGTGGCGGTCGGTCCGAGAATAACGATTAACTTGGGAGCGGGCGCGGTCATTTGAAATTATTTAATAAACTAATTATTTTTTATTTCCAAGACAATCGGGTGAGGCAAAGCTCGATAACCGCCGGAATTATACAAGACAAAATCAGGCAAACTGATCTTGCAGCCATTTTCCGTCATCTCCGACACTATGCCTTTTTGCGGCACATCCCATAGGGTGGTGTTTTTGGGAACAGTGGCGGTCTGACCGGACAATTCATTATGCACAGTCCAACCGGGAGTTTCAAATTTGCCTTCTTTGGTTGTAATCGAAATGATACCGTCTTGCAAAACAGAATCAGCACTCAAATCAAATTCCAAATAGTGATTATAAGCAAAATCCATTCCACTGGCAGTAATCGCCACCACTCTTTGAGGCGGAAATTGCTCCAAATAATCCACCTTAACCTGCCACTTTCCCAAGTAGGGATACTTGGCCGAAGCCGGGACTGAATCCTTAATCAAACTGCCCTCAGCTTGATATTTTAACGTACCGGTATAACCGGGCGTTACGGCGAAGATCGGATTAACGGTCATGGTTTCACCTTGATCAATTTCATAGCAAGACTCCTGGGTTTTGACTTTAATCTCGCTTGATCCGATTTGATTTTTTAATTCCGCGTTGCTGAGGATTAGAACAATCTTATCAAAATTTTCATCGGCCTTATCAAAACAGAAACTGCGGCTTTCTTTTTCGGTCCAGTCTTCAACATAGGGCTGGCCATTGCTTTTGGGATAAATTATGGCCTTAATCGCTCCCCTGTCGCTTTTACCGGTAAAATTTTTCAGGTTTTTGAAAACCGCTTTGCGTACGCCTTGCGATTCGCTGAAAAAAGTTTCAATTACTTGAGATGTAAGGGGTTTTAATTCTTTGATGGCAATGGTATTTTCACCGGGCGCCAAAAAAGCCATGTCTGAGTTCTTGCCGTTTTGCGAAGAGTCGCCGGGAAAAACCTTGCTCTGATCGGCATTTTTGTAATATTCAATCGGTTTTTTATTATAATTCCATAAGGTGAACTCCTTCCAATTCTTCTTAAAACCGCCGTCAATGGCTTGCTCTGCGCTGGCCAAAGGATTGCCAGAGCCGGCGCAGCCCTCAAAAATCTTAGTGACAATCATTCGATCGTAAGTTTTGGATAAATAAAACGGAAAAGTATAAGCGCCATATTCAAAATTATCACCGTTTTTGAATAAGCTTAATTCCGGCTTAGGAATAAAATCGTCAACATAGCCCTGTTCGGAATTTTCCTTGGGATAAATGAAATCTTCCGACCAAGTAGCCGTGCCTTCAATCCACCACCAGTTGGCCTTGACCAGCCAACAATCAAAAGCGCGCTGAAAAGCATGGAATAATTCATGGACGGTAGTGGTTTTCAAATCTTTATCACTCAGATTCTCGCGGATGATGATAAAACTGCTGCGGCCGTTGCCGTTATCGGGCGCATTAACCCCCAAAGAAGAAGAGTTGTCGCTGTTTAACAGTAACGAATAATTGGCCGGACCGACATAAATATCAACTTTATCATCACCACCCAAAGAACCGTCAGAGGGCGGGATTTTTCCCAACAAGCCGACATATTGGGCGTAAGCTCCGTCGGTATTTAAATTAGACACAATTTTTTGAGCCGTATCGTAATAAATTTTTGTGGTCTTCTCTTGCCCATTGATTGTTTCTTTCTTTTCCAAATACCAAACTCGGATCTTGCCGTCGGCGGTCACTAAGCCGTCATCTGACTTATAAGACAAGGGCCGGTCAAAAGCCTGAGCCGTCTTGATTAATCCAAAACCCAAATCTTGATTCTGCGCTTCACTGTTGATCTTTTGGCTGATATAACTGTCCGGATCGTCGGGACGCTTAAAGTAAGGCGCCAACGCTTCTTTGGCGGCCGGAGACAATTTTTCCCAATTCTCGCTAACTTCTGCAAAAACTCCGCCCTCTTCAAACGGGAATTCCTTGGTGGAATACTCCTGAGGCAAAGTCGGATCGCGGAAAACAAATTTTACTTTATAAATCAAGGCGGTCTCCTGATCAATTTTTTCTTCGGCCAAAGCCTGATCAATTAAATTTAGGCCGGTCGGGCCATTGTAATAACGCTGATCAACTTCCGGCTGACTCTTGGGTTGTAGGAACCAAACTGTTAAGAGCACTGCCAGGACCGCCACAATAACGATCGCAGACAAAATCATTTTCTTTTGGGTTGGTTTCATAAGTTTATCTTATTTTATCTGGACCTGCCGGCTCAAGGCTGGTGATTTTTAGCTAATTTGCTATAATTATTGTATCATAACAGATAACGGAATAAAATCAAAATTGGATCAATTCTTTCACCCTCACTACTTAATCTTACTACCCTATGCTACCCGCGCCGCTTAAGAATGCCATCATTTATGAAGATAAAAAGCTTTATGCTTGCTTGGCCAACCACCCGATCGTTGAGGGCCATACGGTTGTCGTCTGGAAAAACAAGGTCGCTGACCTGCACTTGTTAGCTAAAAAAGATTATGAGTACTTGATGTCCAAGGTGAACGAAATTAGGAATGCGATGATAAAAACGCTAAAGACTAAAAAAATTTATCTGGTCTATATGGATGAAGTGAAACAAGTCCATTGGCATCTGATTCCTCGGTATAATAAAAAGGGCTTTGGCAATTTTATGTCAAAGCCGAAAAAAATAAAAGATTTTACGTTAGACGATAAGATAAGAAAAAATTTAATTGCAAAAAAACGTTAAATTTAAAACGGACCACGATGGTCCGTTTTTTGTGCTTACTCTTTTTTTATTCTTTCGATTCTTCCGGCTTTTGTTCCGCCCGTTCCAGATAAAAGCTGTCCGGGCCTCTCATGCCGCTCAAGTATCTCTGCGACAATTTGTTCGCTTCCGGACTGTTCGTCCGTTTCATATCCACAGGCGAAGACTGCTGATCAACTGTCGCTGTCAGCGACTGTTGCTTTGCCCGCTGATTCTCCGCCTGGACATTTAGGATTGCCAGAATCAACATCAGGGGCGCCATAAGCGCCAAACTGATAACCAACGCTAACTTTTTCCGTTGCTGAGCTCTTCGTTTAAGCATTTTCATCTCCTGTTTGTTGGGTTTGTTGAAGTACAGAATCTTGACTGACCTTCTCCACCCCCAGGAGGAAGAAGCCGACACAACCATTGCCATCCTCGCGCCAGCAGTCGCAGCCGACCCCGCCAGTCGAGCTGAAGACGCCAGCGACGAGACGGCCGCCGACGAACAGGGTACCCGACGCCGCGTAGAGCAAGTCCAGCGGCACCCTTTCGCCAGAACGCTTGAAATGCGCCAGAATGATGGCGAACAGGATTTGGATCGAACCGAAATAAGTGGCATGATCGCCAGGAAGCTCATAGCGCTTTTTGAGTTCGGCGCGGTGGGCTTCCATCGTCTTGATGTCTTTGCCAGTGCTTTTCGGAGCCAGGCGAGGCACCCAGAAGATGATCACGTCATCGGTCGGCGCGTCGTTGAAATTCCAGCCCTGCAAATAGTTGAGATTGTTGTTGCAAGGGCCGACGATAGAAGCATGCTTCTTCAGTGTGAAACCCTGCTTGACAAGCCAGCTCACGGGCCCGCTGTAGTTCATCTCGGCCGCCAGCTTACGCCAAGGGGCGAGACGATCGGCGAACTGCGGGAACTGCTTCTGAAGCTCATTGTCCGATAGGGGCACGCAGAAAGTATTCGCGATCTCTTCGGCCACGAGTGCGCCACAGAACTTCTTCAATTTTCCGGAATTATCAGCCAACGCCAGCATCTCCTCATCACTGAGGCCATTCAAAGCAGCCAAGAGGGCTGCCGCACTTGCCTTACGCTCTGCCATAACTTGCCTTTCCGCCTCTGTGAGGCAGTATTCCCAACCACTATGGCCAGGAAAGAAGCTGGGCATTCATATAGTCCCA includes:
- the xerA gene encoding site-specific tyrosine recombinase/integron integrase is translated as METNQHYPSQDPLVKLRQEMKLRNFSHKTIKSYLYYITDFLNKSKKQIRQINSSDIREYLENMSDSGISASTMNCAYSALKMYFEKIMFRKFFVAIPRAKKEKHLPEVLSRTEILKMLNSLSNPKHHCIVALLYGSGLRVGEVVRIRIKDIDLERMSLRIYQGKGKKDRYTVLPESLKSILSAQCKIKLSTDFLFTNGRGSHLTEASIQKIVDQSAKKAGINRKISPHTLRHSFATHLLENGTDIRYIQELLGHSNIKTTQIYTHVARSMISNIKSPL
- the miaA gene encoding tRNA (adenosine(37)-N6)-dimethylallyltransferase MiaA, with protein sequence MTAPAPKLIVILGPTATGKTKLAAALAFKYGGKIISADSRQVFCGMDIGTGKDLADYYISSELAQKLKSSKRPASVKSGLKPAQAASDKASGTAIRGHQDSSKVPYALIDIIEPMTAFNVAKYQKLAKKAIGEAVSQGYQPFLVGGTGLYIDAIIKGYQFNQEISAEKQKQVRNKLDKLSLTRLLARLKKVDPITYQKIDQKNRRRVQRALEIYEATGRRKSETDKKSGSDYDLLIIGLKFSLEEIYRRIDSRLETRIKEGMIKEIKKLRRQGVSWKRLEEFGLEYRYVSRYLRGLISYEEMLGQLKNEIHHFAKRQLTWFKRNKDIVWVTKPREAERAIAGFLKK
- the gatB gene encoding Asp-tRNA(Asn)/Glu-tRNA(Gln) amidotransferase subunit GatB, with amino-acid sequence MTKYVPVIGMEIHAELNTKTKMFCTCANGYKLQDRPNENICPICLGHPGMLPVANHQAIDWTILVGLALNCKINNFTKFDRKNYFYPDLPKGYQISQYDLPLTYDGHLQVGNKEVSIVRIHLEEDTGKLSHTSSGTLVDLSRAGTPLIELVTGPVIDSAKEAKEFCQLYQQILRYLEISEAEMEKGQMRCEANVSLQEDGKFEIINNEVKPLLDYQLNPKVELKNINSFRSLERAIEFEIRRQTKAIDAGEKLVQETRGWDEAKQETFSQRVKETAADYRYFPEPDLPPLQISEDKISLLRATLPELPQAKLKRFVAEYQFDPEVAGIIIADKTLAAYTEKVISEMIEWLDSVPEVEGTAEEIREREGKKISKLVGNWLVTHLFKHLNEHKTAIKDCKITPENFAEFLSLIYISKVNNLAAQQILEEMFATGKDPSDIMEEKNLGQMEDAGEIETIVEKIIAGNPKAVEDFKAGKEASFKFLVGQVMREAKGKANPAIINKLLLNKLS
- a CDS encoding HIT family protein codes for the protein MLPAPLKNAIIYEDKKLYACLANHPIVEGHTVVVWKNKVADLHLLAKKDYEYLMSKVNEIRNAMIKTLKTKKIYLVYMDEVKQVHWHLIPRYNKKGFGNFMSKPKKIKDFTLDDKIRKNLIAKKR